From the Cucurbita pepo subsp. pepo cultivar mu-cu-16 chromosome LG05, ASM280686v2, whole genome shotgun sequence genome, one window contains:
- the LOC111795700 gene encoding IRK-interacting protein: protein MAAKASTHMFQNGGDISRQEIQAAIAKAVELRALHAALMQGSSPSNVRFPSASPVSQAASQFSAQDYPVFTPSYEDEPTNGYHQVPMRIGTFSETWDEYGLGGGGNEDETVLSDYRKEISKGLGSDFANSEPHICPAEEHKALTGSAVQTSPVNDYFKSSRRNSLGDSKSISSCNRCRPATITKESDNAAKNSRLSNTIVPLTDSHLATQSQPKSRGVISWLFPRLKKKNKNENSPNRTESEDVSQIFKDLGIVSIETLKKELIEANETRDAALMEVGEVKSSLGELRQKLEGLESYCEELKRALKQATNARDLQTVTNLPKKITLNAGTNGENQMPVSEEVMVEGFLQIVSEARLSVKQFCKTLVSQIEETDSTLMENLNALLQPYKLALNSKYSRAVLYHLEAIINQALYQDFENCVFQKNGSPKLLDPRQDREAKFSSFVALRNLSWNEVLRKGTKYYSEEFSKFCDQKMSCIITTLNWTRPWPEQLLQAFFVAAKCIWLLHLLAFSFDPPLKILRVEENRSFDPSYMEDMFAERQRNGPSRVKIMVMPGFYVQDRILRCKVVCRYKSPA, encoded by the exons ATGGCTGCCAAGGCTTCCACCCACATGTTTCAGAACGGTGGCGATATCAGTCGCCAAGAAATTCAAGCGGCCATTGCTAAAGCTGTTGAGCTTAGGGCTCTTCATGCCGCTCTTATGCAAGGAAGTAGCCCTTCTAATGTTCGATTCCCTTCGGCTTCTCCTGTTTCTCAGGCTGCTTCTCAATTCTCTGCGCAAGATTACCCTGTTTTTACCCCT AGTTATGAAGATGAACCGACAAATGGCTACCACCAAGTTCCGATGAGAATTGGGACTTTTTCAGAAACCTGGGATGAGTATGGATTAGGAGGTGGAGGAAATGAAGATGAAACAGTTTTATCTGATTATAGGAAGGAGATTTCAAAAGGGTTGGGTTCTGATTTCGCAAATTCTGAACCCCATATTTGTCCTGCTGAAGAACACAAAGCTCTCACTGGATCTGCAGTTCAAACATCACCTGTGAATGATTACTTCAAATCATCAAGGAGGAACAGTTTGGGGGACTCCAAATCAATTTCTTCGTGCAATCGATGCAGGCCTGCAACTATCACAAAGGAGAGTGATAATGCAGCAAAGAACAGCAGGCTTTCGAACACCATAGTGCCATTGACAGATTCCCACTTGGCAACACAATCGCAACCCAAAAGCCGGGGAGTGATTTCGTGGCTGTTTCCACggttaaagaagaagaacaagaatgaGAATTCCCCAAACAGGACAGAGTCAGAGGATGTCTCTCAGATTTTTAAGGATTTGGGGATAGTGTCAATTGAAACATTGAAGAAAGAATTGATTGAGGCAAATGAGACGAGAGATGCTGCGTTGATGGAGGTGGGTGAAGTGAAGTCGTCTTTAGGTGAGCTGAGGCAGAAGCTGGAGGGGTTAGAGAGTTACTGTGAGGAGCTAAAGAGAGCTTTGAAGCAAGCCACAAATGCAAGAGATCTCCAAACTGTTACCAATTTGCCAAAGAAAATAACACTGAACGCAGGGACGAACGGTGAGAATCAAATGCCAGTGAGTGAGGAAGTAATGGTGGAAGGGTTCTTACAGATAGTATCAGAAGCAAGGCTATCAGTAAAGCAATTCTGCAAGACACTTGTAAGCCAGATTGAAGAAACTGATAGCACCCTGATGGAGAATTTGAACGCACTTCTTCAACCTTACAAGTTAGCTCTAAACTCCAAGTACTCAAGAGCTGTTTTGTACCATTTAGAGGCTATTATCAATCAGGCACTGTACCAAGATTTTGAGAATTGTGTGTTTCAAAAGAACGGCTCCCCCAAGCTGTTAGACCCTCGACAAGATCGGGAAGCGAAGTTCTCGTCGTTCGTGGCGCTACGAAATCTCAGCTGGAATGAAGTGTTAAGGAAGGGAACAAAGTACTACAGTGAAGAGTTCAGCAAGTTTTGTGATCAAAAGATGAGCTGCATAATCACAACACTGAATTGGACAAGACCATGGCCAGAGCAACTGCTTCAAGCATTCTTTGTAGCTGCAAAATGCATTTGGCTGCTTCACTTGCTGGCCTTCTCATTCGATCCACCACTTAAGATCCTGAGGGTGGAAGAGAACAGAAGCTTCGATCCGAGTTACATGGAAGACATGTTTGCAGAGAGGCAGAGAAATGGCCCGAGTCGGGTTAAGATCATGGTGATGCCAGGGTTTTATGTACAAGACAGAATTTTAAGATGTAAAGTTGTTTGCAGGTATAAGTCACCTGCTTAA
- the LOC111795710 gene encoding uncharacterized protein LOC111795710 isoform X1 has translation MEDQDALENVFRSFPTLVSFSSPVHTPSQRRLSSSFTHPRPPVPAARRLAWVSLQGRLVNAEQASSVRSIRGSFGPDEAIAWQLFSPIERFLIVAVIGVAVSESKKNHQIGQLQRAVELRDQVLLSMQQKLDDLCDQVIPIKDHCRTENDMGSRKNVDLADSGAFGDDKIKFVDCGCWICDQHHHLFSGLEQCNTATKPSCGAEMLQYKMPLMNEAEQEERRMSDLSDWASSVTSAADNDMQMNTLSIEQDMLFLKKDCNEKDATIKELTNLLHSAEVSGSQRMSELEDIIRRKNMIISKLKKDMVVLEQKVIQLTRLRRPSSCASNAEIQPIPYMTDNLLYDMESSTSPSSSDSDCFPSESSQPPPPTRKHEIHRIQISEPCLTRTQKSATKKRPSTSDSRSKPQVATPLKELSMNNRKSEAMSTSSRQRADKVRASGDSTNSRRRIQTVAKDTPQRKRNM, from the exons ATGGAAGATCAAGATGCCCTGGAGAATGTTTTCCGATCATTCCCCACTTTGGTCTCTTTTTCATCCCCTGTTCATACGCCTTCACAGCGCCGTCTGTCCAGCAGCTTCACTCATCCCAGGCCGCCGGTTCCTGCTGCTCGACGGTTAGCTTGGGTTTCTCTTCAAGGGCGACTCGTTAACGCCGAACAAGCCAGCTCGGTTCGATCTATTAGAGGCAGCTTCGGCCCTGACGAAGCCATCGCTTGGCAGTTGTTCAGCCCCATTGAGCGGTTTCTTATAGTTGCAGTGATTGGCGTTGCGGTTTCCGAGTCCAAGAAGAATCATCAGATCGGCCAGCTTCAAAGAGCTGTCGAACTTAGG GATCAAGTGCTCCTAAGCATGCAGCAGAAGCTTGATGATCTATGTGATCAAGTCATTCCCATTAAGGATCATTGTAGAACTGAGAATGACATGGGTTCGAGAAAGAATGTCGATTTGGCTGATTCTGGGGCCTTTGGCGATGACAAAATTAAGTTTGTTGATTGTGGCTGTTGGATTTGTGATCAGCATCACCATTTGTTCAGTGGTTTGGAG CAGTGTAACACCGCGACAAAGCCCTCTTGCGGGGCAGAGATGTTGCAATACAAAATGCCACTCATGAACGAAGCAGAGCAAGAGGAGCGTCGCATGTCTGATTTGTCAGATTGGGCTTCCAGTGTCACGTCTGCTGCTGATAATGATATGCAG ATGAACACCTTATCAATTGAACAAGATATGTTATTTCTGAAGAAAGATTGTAATGAGAAAGACGCAACCATCAAAGAATTGACTAATCTACTCCATTCGGCTGAGGTTTCTGGCTCACAG AGGATGTCTGAGCTGGAAGACATCATTCGTCGGAAGAACATGATCatctcaaaattaaagaaagacaTGGTCGTTCTTGAACAGAAG GTTATTCAACTGACAAGACTGCGGAGGCCCTCTTCGTGTGCATCAAACGCGGAAATACAGCCGATTCCTTATATGACTGACAACCTTCTTTACGACATGGAAAGCAGTACAAGTCCTTCATCTTCCGACTCAGATTGCTTCCCTTCAGAAAGTTCACAACCTCCTCCCCCAACTAGAAAACATGAGATTCATCGTATACAAATTAGCGAGCCCTGTTTAACAAGAACCCAGAAATCAGCTACTAAGAAGAGACCTTCAACATCAGATTCCCGCTCAAAACCTCAGGTGGCAACCCCTCTGAAAGAACTATCGATGAACAATCGAAAATCAGAAGCCATGTCGACATCATCTAGGCAAAGAGCGGATAAGGTCCGTGCCAGTGGCGATTCCACAAATAGCAGAAGACGCATTCAAACTGTGGCCAAGGACACACCTCAACGAAAGAGGAATATGTAG
- the LOC111794685 gene encoding serine/threonine-protein kinase UCN-like, producing the protein MDPPHPSPPELRLPNLTPLKLLGQGAMGTVFLVHDHLLDHAANFPFALKVVHKSSFVAKHHAERRARWEIQVLSRLSLPKPHPFLPDLIGSFESDEFLGWAVPYCPGGDLNVLRYRQMDRVFSPAVIRFYLAEIVCALEHLHSIDIVYRDLKPENVLIQQSGHVTLTDFDLSRKLTRKTVKDVVSLDDSGHEKLPVVAARRNFTRWIVGTAKVKKGLRKAKSARVSPVSRWKSGLITNNGERSNSFVGTEEYVSPEIIRGEGHEFAVDWWALGILTYEMLYGKTPFKGTNRKQTFRNVLVKAPELIGKRSDLTDLIERLLVKDPTKRLGYTRGACEIKEHAFFNGVKWDILTEVTRPPFLPAREETGWRENKAPGGVGIEEYFHRQRSPPSFPASPSPSSSPSTSFHLHNNGICLAEF; encoded by the coding sequence ATGGATCCGCCTCACCCATCCCCACCGGAGCTTCGTCTTCCTAATCTCACTCCCCTCAAGCTACTCGGACAAGGAGCCATGGGGACTGTCTTTCTCGTCCACGACCATCTCCTTGATCACGCGGCTAATTTCCCCTTTGCGCTCAAGGTTGTCCACAAATCGTCTTTTGTCGCTAAGCACCACGCCGAGCGCCGCGCTCGTTGGGAGATTCAGGTTCTTTCCCGTTTATCACTCCCTAAACCACACCCCTTTCTCCCTGACCTCATTGGATCCTTCGAGTCCGACGAGTTTTTGGGCTGGGCTGTTCCGTACTGTCCTGGTGGGGACCTTAACGTCTTGCGTTACCGCCAAATGGACCGGGTCTTCTCGCCAGCTGTCATTCGGTTTTATTTGGCTGAGATCGTCTGTGCGCTAGAGCATCTTCATAGCATCGACATCGTTTACCGAGATTTGAAGCCGGAGAATGTATTGATTCAACAATCAGGTCATGTCACTCTAACCGATTTTGATTTGTCGCGTAAGTTGACTCGTAAGACAGTGAAAGATGTCGTTTCGCTTGATGATTCCGGCCACGAGAAGCTGCCGGTTGTCGCTGCCCGGCGGAACTTTACGCGATGGATTGTGGGGACCGCTAAAGTCAAAAAGGGTTTGAGAAAGGCTAAATCGGCTCGGGTTAGTCCTGTGAGCCGTTGGAAATCGGGTTTAATAACTAATAATGGCGAACGGTCGAACTCGTTTGTTGGAACGGAGGAGTACGTTTCGCCGGAAATCATTCGAGGTGAGGGACATGAATTCGCCGTTGACTGGTGGGCCTTGGGAATTCTCACGTACGAGATGCTCTATGGGAAGACGCCGTTTAAGGGGACTAACCGTAAACAAACGTTTAGGAACGTTCTAGTTAAAGCCCCAGAGCTAATCGGAAAGCGTTCAGATTTAACGGATTTGATCGAACGGTTGCTGGTGAAGGACCCCACCAAGCGATTGGGGTACACCCGAGGCGCGTGTGAGATAAAAGAGCATGCGTTTTTTAACGGCGTTAAGTGGGACATATTAACGGAAGTCACGCGACCGCCATTTTTACCGGCTCGTGAAGAAACAGGATGGAGGGAGAATAAAGCCCCCGGTGGTGTGGGTATAGAGGAATACTTCCATAGACAGAGATCGCCGCCTTCATTTCCAGCGTCCCCGTCGCCGTCGtcatcgccgtcaacctcctTCCATCTGCACAATAACGGCATATGTTTAGCAGAGTTCTAA
- the LOC111794663 gene encoding DNA damage-repair/toleration protein DRT100-like, with protein MALYICCCIHFHGRAAACPLPDSFIYCSTHTFNGSELKMRTVVPCLTILLVLAVGSAVHGCPPSERAALLAFRAALKEPYLGIFNSWTGDDCCNRWYGVSCDPVTHRVADINLRGESEDPIFERAHRTGFMTGYISPAICKLTRLSSVIIADWKGITGEIPRCITSLPFLRILDLIGNRLSGDLPADIGRLHRLTVLNVADNLISGSIPASLTALPNLMHLDLRNNKISGTLPRNFGNMRMLSRALLSRNQISGPLPASISRIYRLADLDLSLNQLTGKIPEFMGRMAVLATLNLDGNKFYGNIPPSLLVSGISNLNLSRNYLTGELPDVLGPRSYFTVLDLSYNNLKGRIPKSISEASYIGHLDLSHNHLCGPIPSGAPFDHLEAASFVFNDCLCGKPLKPC; from the coding sequence ATGGCTCTATATATTTGCTGCTGCATTCACTTCCATGGCCGTGCTGCAGCCTGCCCCCTTCCTGACAGTTTCATTTATTGCTCCACACATACCTTTAACGGATCAGAGCTTAAAATGCGCACCGTCGTACCGTGTTTAACCATTTTACTGGTTTTGGCCGTTGGCTCGGCGGTTCATGGCTGCCCGCCTTCGGAACGGGCAGCTCTTCTGGCTTTCAGAGCTGCCCTTAAGGAGCCCTATTTGGGGATCTTTAATTCCTGGACCGGAGACGACTGTTGCAACCGATGGTACGGCGTTAGCTGTGACCCAGTGACTCACCGGGTTGCCGATATTAACCTCCGGGGCGAATCTGAGGATCCGATTTTCGAACGGGCTCACCGTACTGGTTTTATGACCGGGTATATTTCTCCGGCCATCTGCAAGCTTACTCGTCTCTCCAGCGTTATCATTGCTGACTGGAAGGGAATCACCGGTGAGATTCCGAGGTGTATAACTTCGTTGCCGTTCCTCAGAATTCTTGACCTCATTGGTAACCGTCTCTCCGGCGACCTTCCGGCGGATATTGGTCGGCTTCATCGACTCACGGTGCTCAACGTGGCGGATAATTTGATTTCCGGTTCAATTCCGGCTTCGCTTACGGCGCTTCCGAACTTGATGCACTTGGACCTCcgaaacaacaaaatttccGGAACGTTACCCCGAAATTTCGGGAATATGAGGATGTTGAGCCGAGCTTTGCTGAGCCGGAACCAGATCTCCGGTCCACTTCCCGCTTCCATCTCCCGGATCTATCGCTTAGCGGACCTGGATCTTTCTCTGAATCAACTAACCGGTAAAATCCCGGAATTCATGGGAAGAATGGCGGTGTTAGCCACATTGAATCTGGACGGCAACAAATTCTACGGAAACATTCCGCCGAGTCTGTTGGTTTCGGGAATAAGCAATTTGAATTTAAGCCGAAATTACCTAACCGGAGAGCTGCCGGATGTTCTAGGGCCACGATCGTACTTCACGGTGCTGGATTTGTCTTACAACAACTTGAAAGGGCGGATTCCGAAATCGATATCGGAAGCTTCATATATCGGACACTTGGATTTGAGCCACAACCACCTGTGTGGGCCGATTCCAAGCGGGGCGCCATTCGATCATCTTGAAGCGGCATCATTTGTTTTCAATGATTGCCTTTGCGGGAAGCCGCTCAAACCCTGTTAG
- the LOC111795710 gene encoding uncharacterized protein LOC111795710 isoform X2, which produces MEDQDALENVFRSFPTLVSFSSPVHTPSQRRLSSSFTHPRPPVPAARRLAWVSLQGRLVNAEQASSVRSIRGSFGPDEAIAWQLFSPIERFLIVAVIGVAVSESKKNHQIGQLQRAVELRDQVLLSMQQKLDDLCDQVIPIKDHCRTENDMGSRKNVDLADSGAFGDDKIKFVDCGCWICDQHHHLFSGLECNTATKPSCGAEMLQYKMPLMNEAEQEERRMSDLSDWASSVTSAADNDMQMNTLSIEQDMLFLKKDCNEKDATIKELTNLLHSAEVSGSQRMSELEDIIRRKNMIISKLKKDMVVLEQKVIQLTRLRRPSSCASNAEIQPIPYMTDNLLYDMESSTSPSSSDSDCFPSESSQPPPPTRKHEIHRIQISEPCLTRTQKSATKKRPSTSDSRSKPQVATPLKELSMNNRKSEAMSTSSRQRADKVRASGDSTNSRRRIQTVAKDTPQRKRNM; this is translated from the exons ATGGAAGATCAAGATGCCCTGGAGAATGTTTTCCGATCATTCCCCACTTTGGTCTCTTTTTCATCCCCTGTTCATACGCCTTCACAGCGCCGTCTGTCCAGCAGCTTCACTCATCCCAGGCCGCCGGTTCCTGCTGCTCGACGGTTAGCTTGGGTTTCTCTTCAAGGGCGACTCGTTAACGCCGAACAAGCCAGCTCGGTTCGATCTATTAGAGGCAGCTTCGGCCCTGACGAAGCCATCGCTTGGCAGTTGTTCAGCCCCATTGAGCGGTTTCTTATAGTTGCAGTGATTGGCGTTGCGGTTTCCGAGTCCAAGAAGAATCATCAGATCGGCCAGCTTCAAAGAGCTGTCGAACTTAGG GATCAAGTGCTCCTAAGCATGCAGCAGAAGCTTGATGATCTATGTGATCAAGTCATTCCCATTAAGGATCATTGTAGAACTGAGAATGACATGGGTTCGAGAAAGAATGTCGATTTGGCTGATTCTGGGGCCTTTGGCGATGACAAAATTAAGTTTGTTGATTGTGGCTGTTGGATTTGTGATCAGCATCACCATTTGTTCAGTGGTTTGGAG TGTAACACCGCGACAAAGCCCTCTTGCGGGGCAGAGATGTTGCAATACAAAATGCCACTCATGAACGAAGCAGAGCAAGAGGAGCGTCGCATGTCTGATTTGTCAGATTGGGCTTCCAGTGTCACGTCTGCTGCTGATAATGATATGCAG ATGAACACCTTATCAATTGAACAAGATATGTTATTTCTGAAGAAAGATTGTAATGAGAAAGACGCAACCATCAAAGAATTGACTAATCTACTCCATTCGGCTGAGGTTTCTGGCTCACAG AGGATGTCTGAGCTGGAAGACATCATTCGTCGGAAGAACATGATCatctcaaaattaaagaaagacaTGGTCGTTCTTGAACAGAAG GTTATTCAACTGACAAGACTGCGGAGGCCCTCTTCGTGTGCATCAAACGCGGAAATACAGCCGATTCCTTATATGACTGACAACCTTCTTTACGACATGGAAAGCAGTACAAGTCCTTCATCTTCCGACTCAGATTGCTTCCCTTCAGAAAGTTCACAACCTCCTCCCCCAACTAGAAAACATGAGATTCATCGTATACAAATTAGCGAGCCCTGTTTAACAAGAACCCAGAAATCAGCTACTAAGAAGAGACCTTCAACATCAGATTCCCGCTCAAAACCTCAGGTGGCAACCCCTCTGAAAGAACTATCGATGAACAATCGAAAATCAGAAGCCATGTCGACATCATCTAGGCAAAGAGCGGATAAGGTCCGTGCCAGTGGCGATTCCACAAATAGCAGAAGACGCATTCAAACTGTGGCCAAGGACACACCTCAACGAAAGAGGAATATGTAG
- the LOC111795011 gene encoding uncharacterized protein LOC111795011 has product MILSLHWILIWVLFHIFGSMMKVCQSLKMWVVWVALMAYLLCHCDALKECTNIPTQLGSHTLRYELSLSHNETLKKEMFSHYHLTPTDDAAWSNLLTRRLLKEENEFNWEMMYRQMKNKDGVQVPGGLLKEVPLGDVRLEPNSFHGRAQATNLKYLLMLDVDNLLWSFRQTAGLPTPGKPYLGWEKSDCELRGHFVGHYLSATAKMWASTGDAAIKEKMTALVSGLAACQDKMGTGYLSAFPSELFDRYEAIKPVWAPYYTIHKILAGLLDQYTFGGNAQALKMVTRMVEYFYNRVQNVIKLYTVERHYQSLNTETGGMNDVLYRLYGITGNTTHLLLAHLFDKPCFLGILAVQAESLSGLHANTHIPIVVGGQLRYELTGDPLYKEMSTFFMDSINSSHSYATGGTSAHEFWTDPKRLADTLGAENEESCTTYNMLKVSRNLFRWTKGVAYADYYERALTNGVLSIQRGTDPGVMIYMLPLGSGSSKARSYHGWGTPFETFWCCYGTGIESFSKLGDSIYFEEGAQTPTLYVIQYISSSLNWKSGNVLLNQVVDPVHSDDPNLRMTMTFSPKDPVQSSTINLRIPSWTSASGAQVLLNGQSVGKITNGIFQPVTNKWSSKDKLSIVLPINLRTEAIGDDRTQFASTKAILFGPYLLAGYSGGDKDIKTGTTGSFSDWITPVPSSYNTFLVTLSQMSGNASFALTNSNQTITMEMYPGQGTDSAVHATFRLVLNDTTANVKTLQDVIGKRVKLEPFDFPGMVLATQGPDQKLVIAGSNSVGLSSDFFVIQGLDGKNGTISLKSANNEDCFVYSGVNYKSGVQLKLSCKPKSSSDVAFDQASSFAMQTGVSQYHPISFVAKGPTRNFLMAPLMSFMDETYTVYFNIIT; this is encoded by the exons ATGATCTTATCCCTTCACTGGATTCTGATTTGGGTTCTGTTTCACATTTTTGGTTCTATGATGAAGGTTTGTCAGTCTCTGAAAATGTGGGTGGTTTGGGTGGCCTTAATGGCATACCTTCTGTGTCATTGCGATGCTCTTAAGGAGTGTACAAACATTCCTACTCAACTGGGATCACATACTTTGAGATATGAGCTCTCATTATCACATAATGAAACGTTGAAGAAAGAGATGTTTTCTCACTACCACCTCACACCAACTGATGATGCTGCTTGGTCCAATTTGTTAACGAGAAGGTtgttgaaggaagaaaatgagtttAATTGGGAAATGATGTATAGACAAATGAAGAATAAAGATGGGGTTCAAGTTCCTGGTGGTTTGCTCAAGGAAGTTCCTTTAGGCGACGTACGACTGGAACCGAACTCGTTCCATGGGAGAGCTCAGGCCACAAATTTGAAGTATCTATTGATGTTGGATGTGGACAACTTGCTCTGGAGCTTTAGGCAAACAGCTGGTTTGCCTACGCCTGGTAAACCGTATCTCGGTTGGGAAAAATCAGACTGCGAGCTTCGTGGTCATTTTGTAG gGCATTACTTAAGTGCAACAGCTAAAATGTGGGCAAGCACTGGCGACGCTGCTATTAAAGAGAAGATGACTGCACTAGTTTCTGGTTTGGCAGCTTGTCAGGACAAAATGGGTACAGGCTATCTTTCTGCTTTTCCCTCTGAGTTGTTTGATCGATATGAAGCTATTAAGCCTGTGTGGGCACCATATTACACCATCCACAAG ATATTGGCAGGATTGTTGGATCAATATACTTTTGGTGGTAATGCTCAAGCCTTGAAAATGGTAACACGGATGGTGGAGTACTTCTACAACCGTGTACAGAATGTCATAAAGCTGTACACTGTTGAGAGACACTATCAGTCTCTTAATACAGAAACTGGTGGGATGAATGATGTGCTCTACCGGTTGTATGGTATAACA GGAAATACAACGCATTTACTACTCGCCCACCTTTTCGACAAACCGTGCTTTCTAGGCATTCTTGCAGTTCAG GCCGAAAGCCTTTCGGGTCTCCATGCCAACACACATATCCCGATTGTTGTCGGAGGTCAACTGCGGTATGAACTCACTGGTGATCCACTGTATAAG GAAATGTCCACATTTTTTATGGACAGTATTAACTCCTCTCACAGCTATGCAACAGGAGGGACATCAGCGCATGAGTTCTG GACGGATCCCAAGAGATTAGCAGATACTCTAGGAGCGGAGAATGAAGAATCGTGTACAACTTACAACATGTTGAAG GTCTCCCGCAACCTGTTTAGATGGACGAAGGGAGTAGCATATGCTGATTATTATGAGCGGGCTCTTACAAATGGGGTGCTGAGCATCCAAAGAGGAACTGACCCTGGGGTAATGATTTACATGCTTCCATTAGGTAGTGGAAGTTCTAAAGCCAGAAGCTACCATGGATGGGGCACCCCATTTGAAACTTTTTGGTGCTGCTATGGCACAG GAATTGAATCATTCTCCAAGTTGGGGGATTCCATATACTTTGAAGAGGGAGCACAAACTCCTACACTTTATGTTATCCAGTACATATCAAGTTCTCTCAATTGGAAGTCAGGAAATGTTTTGCTTAATCAGGTCGTTGATCCTGTTCATTCAGATGATCCAAACCTCAGGATGACAATGACGTTTTCTCCCAAG GATCCAGTCCAGTCATCTACCATTAATTTGCGAATTCCGAGCTGGACAAGTGCGAGTGGCGCACAAGTTTTACTAAATGGTCAGAGTGTGGGAAAGATTACTAATG GCATTTTCCAACCAGTTACCAACAAATGGAGCTCAAAGGACAAGTTAAGCATTGTGCTACCTATTAACCTAAGAACAGAAGCTATTGGAG ATGATCGAACGCAATTTGCTTCCACCAAAGCAATACTGTTTGGCCCCTATCTGCTGGCAGGCTATAGTGGTGGTGACAAGGATATCAAAACTGGAACGACCGGTTCTTTTTCAGACTGGATAACTCCAGTTCCTTCCTCGTACAATACTTTTCTTGTTACTTTGTCCCAAATGTCTGGAAACGCATCTTTTGCCTTAACAAACTCAAACCAAACAATAACAATGGAAATGTATCCTGGACAAGGGACCGATTCGGCTGTCCATGCCACATTCAGGCTCGTTTTAAATGACACGACTGCCAACGTCAAAACGTTGCAAGATGTTATTGGCAAACGGGTCAAGCTAGAACCATTTGATTTTCCAGGAATGGTTCTAGCAACTCAAGGACCAGATCAGAAGCTTGTAATTGCAGGATCAAACTCTGTTGGGCTGTCCTCTGATTTCTTTGTGATTCAGGGATTGGATGGAAAGAATGGAACCATATCCTTGAAGTCAGCAAACAATGAAGACTGCTTTGTCTACAGTGGAGTGAATTATAAATCTGGTGTACAGCTGAAGCTAAGCTGCAAGCCAAAGTCGTCATCAGACGTTGCGTTCGATCAAGCTTCGAGCTTTGCGATGCAAACTGGAGTAAGTCAGTATCATCCTATTAGCTTTGTTGCAAAAGGACCAACAAGGAACTTTCTCATGGCACCATTGATGAGCTTCATGGATGAAACTTACACAGTTTACTTCAACATTATTACTTAG
- the LOC111794346 gene encoding histone H3.2, whose product MARTKQTARKSTGGKAPRKQLATKAARKSAPATGGVKKPHRFRPGTVALREIRKYQKSTELLIRKLPFQRLVREIAQDFKTDLRFQSSAVAALQEAAEAYLVGLFEDTNLCAIHAKRVTIMPKDIQLARRIRGERA is encoded by the coding sequence ATGGCTCGGACTAAGCAAACTGCTAGGAAATCCACCGGAGGAAAGGCTCCGAGGAAGCAACTTGCAACCAAGGCTGCTAGGAAATCGGCTCCGGCGACCGGCGGAGTGAAGAAGCCACACAGGTTCAGGCCGGGGACGGTGGCGTTGAGAGAGATCCGCAAGTATCAGAAGAGTACGGAGCTTCTTATTAGGAAGCTTCCGTTTCAAAGATTGGTGAGGGAAATTGCTCAAGATTTCAAGACTGACCTTCGTTTCCAGAGCAGCGCTGTAGCGGCTCTTCAGGAGGCTGCTGAGGCGTATCTCGTTGGGCTCTTCGAAGATACAAATCTTTGTGCCATTCATGCTAAGAGAGTCACCATTATGCCCAAGGATATCCAGCTCGCTAGAAGAATTAGAGGCGAGAGGGCTTAA